In Gemmatimonadaceae bacterium, the following are encoded in one genomic region:
- the fdhF gene encoding formate dehydrogenase subunit alpha produces MTLLRNADAPRRDLGTPAVTADAGRVCLTIDGIAVEVAAGTSVMRAAREAGIGVPSLCATDSLRPFGSCRLCVVEIAGRKGLPASCTTPVEAGMVVRTQGDTVARVRRNVMELYISDHPLDCLTCAANGDCELQDMAGAVGLREVRYGTDGANHLAAPTDASNPYFTFDASKCIVCARCVRACEEVQGTFALTIAGRGFGATVHAGIGETFLGSECVSCGACVQACPTATLTEKSVIESGQPDRVVRTTCAYCGVGCSFRAEAKGNEVVRMVPDMDGGANEGHSCVKGRFAWGYATHRDRVLHPMIREQITDAWRTVSWDEAIAHAAARFRAIQAAHGVGAIGGVSSSRCTNEEVYVVQKMVRTSFRNNNIDTCARVCHSPTGYGLKQTFGTSAGTQDFRSVASADVIVVIGANPTDAHPVFAARMKKRIRQGAKLIVIDPRRIDLVRSPHVRASHHLALRPGTNVAVINALAHVIVTEGLANAQFVAERCDDASFAMWKAFITQPEQAPEATEGMTGVSAPELRRAARLYAGARNAAIYYGLGVTEHSQGSTMVMGIANLAMVAGHLGRDGVGVSPLRGQNNVQGACDMGSFPHELPGYRHISDDDTRGSFERAWQVHLDDEPGLRIPNMLAGSLAGQFRGLFIQGEDLAQSDPDTQHVTAALRAMDCVVVQDLFLNATSKYAHVFLPGTAFLEKDGTFTNAERRINRVRPVMPPRSGMAEWEAVCRLATAMGYPMSYPDASAIMDEIAALTPTFAGVSFAHLDRVGSVQWPCTAATPLGTRIMHEAGFVRGKGRFMITQYVPTDEKSTRRFPLLLTTGRTLTQYNVGTQTRRTKNSTWHPEDLLEIHPHDAELRGIGDGDRVRLASRKGSITLHAAVTERVPAGVCYTTFHHPEAAANVITTEFSDWATNCPEYKVTAVEVSPLD; encoded by the coding sequence ATGACACTGCTCCGGAACGCCGATGCCCCGCGCCGCGACCTTGGCACGCCAGCGGTGACGGCCGACGCCGGCCGCGTGTGCCTCACCATCGATGGCATCGCGGTGGAGGTGGCCGCCGGCACCTCGGTGATGCGCGCCGCACGCGAGGCCGGCATTGGTGTCCCGAGCCTCTGCGCCACCGACTCGCTGCGCCCGTTCGGGTCCTGCCGACTTTGCGTGGTGGAGATCGCGGGCCGGAAGGGGCTGCCGGCGTCATGCACCACGCCCGTGGAGGCGGGGATGGTCGTGCGCACGCAGGGCGACACCGTGGCGCGGGTGCGCCGGAACGTGATGGAGCTCTACATCTCCGACCATCCGCTGGACTGCCTCACCTGCGCGGCGAACGGGGATTGTGAGCTGCAGGACATGGCCGGTGCGGTGGGGCTGCGCGAGGTGCGCTACGGCACCGATGGCGCCAACCACCTGGCGGCGCCCACCGATGCCTCCAACCCGTACTTCACGTTCGACGCCTCGAAGTGCATCGTGTGCGCGCGCTGCGTGCGCGCCTGCGAGGAGGTCCAGGGGACCTTCGCCCTCACGATCGCGGGGCGCGGCTTCGGGGCAACGGTGCACGCCGGCATCGGCGAGACGTTCCTCGGCTCCGAGTGTGTCTCGTGCGGAGCGTGTGTGCAGGCCTGCCCCACCGCCACGCTCACCGAGAAGAGCGTGATCGAGTCCGGGCAACCGGACCGCGTGGTGCGGACCACCTGCGCCTACTGCGGCGTGGGCTGCTCGTTCCGCGCCGAGGCGAAGGGCAACGAGGTGGTGCGGATGGTGCCGGACATGGATGGCGGCGCGAACGAGGGTCATTCGTGCGTGAAGGGACGCTTCGCGTGGGGCTACGCCACCCATCGCGACCGTGTCCTGCACCCGATGATCCGGGAGCAGATCACCGATGCGTGGCGCACGGTGAGCTGGGACGAGGCCATCGCCCATGCAGCGGCGCGGTTCCGCGCCATCCAGGCGGCGCACGGCGTCGGGGCGATCGGCGGCGTGTCGTCGTCACGCTGCACCAACGAGGAGGTGTACGTGGTGCAGAAGATGGTCCGCACCTCGTTCCGCAACAACAACATCGACACCTGTGCGCGCGTCTGTCACTCCCCCACCGGCTACGGCCTGAAGCAGACCTTCGGCACCTCGGCCGGTACGCAGGACTTCCGCTCGGTGGCCAGCGCCGACGTGATCGTCGTGATCGGCGCCAACCCCACCGATGCCCATCCCGTCTTCGCCGCGCGCATGAAGAAGCGGATCCGGCAGGGCGCGAAGCTGATCGTGATCGACCCGCGCCGGATCGACCTGGTGCGGAGCCCGCATGTGCGTGCCTCGCACCACCTGGCGCTCAGGCCCGGCACCAACGTGGCCGTGATCAACGCGCTCGCCCACGTGATCGTGACCGAGGGGCTGGCCAACGCGCAGTTCGTGGCCGAGCGGTGCGACGACGCCTCGTTCGCGATGTGGAAGGCCTTCATCACGCAGCCGGAGCAGGCACCGGAGGCCACCGAGGGGATGACCGGGGTGAGCGCTCCCGAGCTGCGCCGCGCGGCGCGCCTCTACGCCGGTGCCCGCAACGCCGCCATCTACTATGGCCTGGGTGTCACGGAGCACAGCCAGGGCAGCACGATGGTCATGGGCATCGCCAACCTGGCGATGGTGGCCGGCCACCTGGGACGGGATGGCGTGGGCGTGAGCCCGCTGCGCGGCCAGAACAACGTGCAGGGCGCCTGCGACATGGGCTCGTTCCCGCACGAGTTGCCGGGCTACCGTCACATCTCCGATGATGACACGCGCGGCTCGTTCGAGCGGGCGTGGCAGGTGCACCTCGACGACGAGCCCGGGCTGCGAATCCCGAACATGCTGGCCGGGTCACTCGCCGGACAGTTCCGCGGGCTCTTCATCCAGGGGGAGGATCTCGCGCAGAGCGACCCCGACACGCAGCACGTGACCGCGGCACTGCGTGCCATGGACTGTGTGGTGGTGCAGGACCTGTTCCTCAACGCGACGTCGAAGTACGCGCATGTCTTCCTGCCCGGCACGGCGTTCCTGGAGAAGGACGGCACGTTCACGAACGCCGAGCGCCGGATCAATCGCGTGCGGCCGGTGATGCCGCCGCGCAGCGGGATGGCGGAGTGGGAGGCCGTCTGCCGCCTGGCGACGGCGATGGGCTACCCGATGTCGTATCCCGACGCCTCGGCGATCATGGACGAGATCGCGGCGCTGACCCCGACCTTCGCCGGCGTGTCGTTCGCGCACCTGGACCGCGTCGGGAGCGTGCAGTGGCCCTGCACCGCCGCCACCCCGCTCGGCACCCGCATCATGCACGAGGCGGGGTTCGTGCGTGGCAAGGGTCGGTTCATGATCACGCAATACGTGCCCACCGACGAGAAGTCCACGCGGCGCTTCCCGCTGCTGCTCACCACCGGGCGCACGCTCACGCAGTACAACGTGGGCACACAGACACGCCGGACGAAGAACAGCACCTGGCATCCCGAGGACCTGCTCGAAATCCACCCGCACGATGCCGAGCTGCGTGGCATCGGCGACGGCGACCGCGTGCGGCTCGCCAGCCGGAAGGGGTCGATCACGCTGCACGCGGCGGTGACCGAACGGGTGCCGGCCGGCGTCTGCTACACCACCTTCCACCACCCCGAGGCCGCCGCCAACGTCATCACCACCGAGTTCTCCGACTGGGCCACCAACTGCCCCGAGTACAAGGTGACGGCGGTCGAAGTGAGTCCGCTGGACTGA
- a CDS encoding formate dehydrogenase accessory sulfurtransferase FdhD, protein MTIPEPPALPGAELRRVQAGDTGHAETWGIAVESPVQITINGNPWTVQLATPADLADLAIGLAVTERLIPDAGAVREVQVSTFLQDVTVDLRVDEARLDRSAMPVRAMPAGTACGLCGLESLAALHARQDRSRTESPQTGDSALIPDIGDSALDRAFAELPGLQPLNARTRSVHAAAWCAPDGAILLVREDVGRHNALDKLVGALAQSGRLSQPGFVVMSSRCSFELVQKASVTGARLLATVSAPTSMALQWAEALGLPLACRAGGNGVRRFVRFRRGDAGAP, encoded by the coding sequence ATGACCATCCCCGAGCCGCCGGCGCTGCCGGGAGCGGAACTGCGCCGCGTGCAGGCCGGCGACACCGGTCATGCCGAGACGTGGGGTATCGCCGTGGAATCGCCGGTCCAGATCACGATCAACGGGAATCCGTGGACCGTGCAGCTGGCCACGCCGGCGGACCTCGCCGACCTCGCGATCGGCCTCGCGGTCACGGAACGCCTGATCCCCGACGCCGGCGCCGTGCGCGAGGTGCAGGTCTCCACCTTCCTGCAGGATGTGACCGTGGACCTCCGTGTGGACGAGGCCCGCCTCGACCGCAGTGCCATGCCGGTGCGCGCGATGCCGGCCGGCACCGCCTGTGGCCTCTGCGGCCTGGAATCGCTGGCCGCACTCCACGCGCGCCAGGACCGCTCCCGTACCGAATCCCCGCAAACCGGTGACAGTGCACTCATTCCCGACATCGGTGACAGTGCACTCGATCGCGCCTTCGCGGAGCTGCCCGGCCTCCAGCCGCTCAATGCCCGCACCCGGTCCGTGCACGCCGCGGCGTGGTGTGCACCGGACGGTGCGATCCTCCTGGTGCGCGAGGACGTCGGCCGCCACAACGCCCTCGACAAGCTGGTGGGCGCCCTCGCGCAGTCCGGGCGCCTGTCACAGCCAGGCTTCGTCGTGATGTCCAGCCGCTGCAGCTTCGAGCTGGTGCAGAAGGCCTCGGTGACGGGGGCACGGCTGCTGGCCACCGTCTCCGCCCCGACGAGCATGGCCCTGCAGTGGGCGGAGGCGCTCGGGCTGCCGCTCGCCTGCCGCGCCGGTGGCAACGGTGTGCGCCGCTTCGTGCGATTCCGCCGCGGGGACGCCGGTGCGCCCTGA
- a CDS encoding formate dehydrogenase subunit delta, with protein MRPDDLARMANQIAQYFSAYPDPESVDGVRDHLQKFWDPQMRRDLLAIADRHAAAGEGAIALHPLVVRALRPPGADTSS; from the coding sequence GTGCGCCCTGACGACCTGGCACGGATGGCCAACCAGATTGCGCAGTACTTTTCCGCGTACCCTGACCCGGAGTCGGTCGACGGGGTGCGCGATCACCTGCAGAAGTTCTGGGATCCACAGATGCGGCGCGACCTGCTCGCGATTGCGGACCGCCACGCCGCAGCGGGCGAAGGCGCGATCGCGCTGCACCCCCTGGTGGTCCGCGCCCTCCGACCCCCGGGCGCCGACACTTCCTCGTGA
- a CDS encoding formate--tetrahydrofolate ligase: protein MRVARRRPATCRHRPFTVTGAYVSTTIVPSDIEIAQSATLRPITAVAADLGLAADDIEQYGRFKAKLPLELSTRPVRGKLVVVTAINPTPAGEGKSTVSVGLAQALRRIGTNAVLAIREPSLGPVFGVKGGAAGGGYSQVLPMDEINLHFTGDFHAISSAHSLLSAMMDNHLQQGNALGLDPRRITWPRTIDMNDRALRHAIIGLGGPGEGIPREERWVIIPASEVMAILSLATDLADLEERLGRIIVGATAGANKQPVRARDLKASGAMTLLLKDALKPNLVQTLEGGPALVHCGPFGNIAHGCNSLVATRTALALGDVVVTEAGFGSDLGAEKFFDIKCRMGGLRPEAAVLVATVRSLKMQGGAPKNALGIEDLDALERGLPHLAHHVRNVRQFGVPVIVAINRRLTDTDAELAMVEDYARSIGVDVALSDVWAEGGAGGEELARGVLALLEGGTADFAPVYDSALPIREKIDRIVRAVYGADGADITPAASRQIDYLESIGLHDTPVCMAKTQYSLTDDATRLGVPTGFRITVNEVTGSAGAGFVVAKTGDIMTMPGLGKVPAAEGMQVHADGRIEGLS, encoded by the coding sequence ATGCGGGTCGCCCGGCGGCGCCCCGCCACCTGTCGACATCGACCCTTCACCGTCACTGGAGCGTACGTGAGCACCACCATCGTGCCGTCGGACATCGAGATCGCGCAGTCTGCCACCCTCCGGCCGATCACCGCCGTGGCCGCGGACCTGGGCCTCGCGGCCGATGACATCGAGCAGTATGGCCGGTTCAAGGCGAAACTGCCGCTCGAGCTCTCCACCCGACCGGTGCGCGGCAAGCTGGTCGTCGTCACCGCGATCAACCCCACTCCCGCCGGCGAGGGCAAGAGCACCGTCAGCGTGGGCCTGGCGCAGGCGCTGCGCCGCATCGGGACCAACGCCGTGCTCGCGATTCGTGAGCCGAGCCTCGGGCCCGTGTTCGGCGTCAAGGGCGGCGCGGCCGGTGGTGGCTACTCGCAGGTGCTGCCGATGGACGAGATCAACCTGCACTTCACCGGCGACTTCCACGCGATCAGCAGCGCGCACTCGCTGCTGTCGGCAATGATGGACAACCACCTGCAGCAGGGCAACGCGCTGGGGCTCGACCCGCGCCGCATCACCTGGCCGCGCACGATCGACATGAACGACCGCGCCCTGCGCCACGCGATCATCGGGCTGGGTGGCCCCGGGGAGGGCATCCCGCGCGAGGAGCGCTGGGTGATCATCCCGGCCAGCGAGGTGATGGCGATCCTGTCGCTCGCCACCGACCTGGCAGACCTGGAGGAGCGGCTGGGCCGCATCATCGTCGGCGCGACCGCGGGCGCGAACAAGCAGCCGGTCCGGGCGCGCGACCTGAAGGCGAGCGGCGCCATGACGCTGCTGCTCAAGGACGCGCTCAAGCCGAACCTCGTGCAGACGCTGGAGGGCGGGCCGGCGCTGGTGCACTGCGGGCCGTTCGGCAACATCGCACACGGCTGCAACAGCCTGGTGGCCACGCGCACGGCGCTGGCGCTGGGCGACGTGGTGGTGACCGAGGCCGGCTTCGGCTCCGACCTGGGCGCCGAGAAGTTCTTCGACATCAAGTGCCGGATGGGCGGGCTGCGTCCCGAGGCGGCGGTGCTGGTGGCGACGGTGCGTTCGCTGAAGATGCAGGGGGGTGCGCCGAAGAACGCCCTCGGCATCGAGGACCTGGATGCGCTGGAGCGCGGGCTGCCGCACCTGGCGCACCACGTGCGGAACGTGCGCCAGTTCGGCGTTCCGGTGATCGTCGCGATCAACCGCCGGCTCACCGACACCGACGCCGAGCTGGCGATGGTGGAGGACTACGCGCGGTCGATCGGCGTGGACGTTGCGCTGAGCGACGTGTGGGCGGAGGGTGGCGCCGGCGGCGAGGAGCTGGCGCGTGGCGTGCTGGCGCTGCTGGAGGGCGGCACCGCGGATTTCGCGCCGGTCTACGACAGCGCCCTCCCGATCCGCGAGAAGATCGACCGGATCGTGCGCGCGGTGTACGGCGCCGACGGCGCGGACATCACGCCGGCGGCGTCACGGCAGATCGACTACCTCGAGTCCATCGGGCTGCACGACACGCCGGTGTGCATGGCGAAGACGCAGTACTCGCTGACTGACGACGCGACGCGGCTTGGCGTGCCGACCGGCTTCCGGATCACCGTGAACGAGGTGACCGGGAGTGCCGGCGCCGGCTTCGTGGTGGCGAAGACCGGCGACATCATGACGATGCCGGGGCTGGGGAAGGTGCCGGCGGCGGAGGGCATGCAGGTGCACGCCGACGGAAGGATCGAGGGACTCTCGTGA
- a CDS encoding NAD-dependent malic enzyme, with translation MTAPQHQKRGADLLHDPVLNKGTAFTLAEREALGLRGLLPPRVMTQDEQLARILPGVRARPTPLDQYAYLVALHDRNVTLFYRLVIDHLEELMPVLYTPTVGQACEDFGRIFRRSRGLYITSDDAGSVAQVLANWPADDIRMIVVTDGERILGLGDLGANGMGIPIGKLTLYTACAGIPPQQCLPVTIDVGTENTRLRESDSYVGLRHPRVRGGEYDALLEEFVLAVQDRYPRACIQFEDFGNHNAFALLARWRDRVCSFNDDIQGTAAVALSGLLSSTRISGTPFRDMRVLFLGAGEAGIGIGDLVTEALVQEGIPLEEARRRCWFVDSGGLVESTRTGLAAHKQRYAHEHAPVSTLLEAVDSLKPHALIGVSGTPGMFTARVLAGMARSHERPVIMALSNPTSKAECTAREAYSGTEGRALFASGSPFAPVTFRTRTHVPGQCNNAYIFPGVGLGVVVSEASRVTDEMFAAAARTLAGTVTDDDLAMGRLYPSLSRIREVSLEIGVRVAEIAFRRGLARCAQPDDIAAAVAAAMYHPDYPEMA, from the coding sequence ATGACGGCACCACAGCACCAGAAGCGCGGGGCGGACCTGCTCCACGATCCCGTCCTGAACAAGGGCACGGCGTTCACGCTGGCCGAGCGCGAGGCCCTCGGGTTGCGCGGGCTGCTGCCACCGCGCGTGATGACGCAGGACGAGCAGCTCGCCCGCATCCTGCCCGGCGTGCGCGCCAGGCCGACGCCGCTGGACCAGTATGCGTACCTGGTCGCGCTGCACGACCGGAACGTCACGCTCTTCTACCGCCTCGTGATCGACCATCTCGAGGAGCTGATGCCGGTGCTGTACACGCCGACGGTGGGGCAGGCCTGCGAGGACTTCGGCCGCATCTTCCGGCGCAGCCGCGGCCTCTACATCACCTCCGACGATGCGGGCAGCGTGGCCCAGGTGCTCGCGAACTGGCCCGCCGACGACATCCGCATGATCGTGGTGACCGACGGCGAGCGCATCCTCGGCCTCGGCGACCTGGGTGCCAATGGCATGGGGATCCCGATCGGCAAGCTCACGCTCTACACCGCCTGTGCCGGCATCCCGCCGCAGCAGTGCCTGCCGGTCACGATCGACGTCGGCACCGAGAACACCCGCCTGCGCGAGAGCGACTCCTACGTCGGCCTGCGGCACCCGCGGGTGCGCGGCGGGGAGTACGACGCCCTGCTGGAGGAGTTCGTGCTGGCGGTGCAGGACCGCTATCCCCGCGCGTGCATCCAGTTCGAGGACTTCGGCAACCACAACGCCTTCGCGCTGCTGGCGCGCTGGCGTGACCGCGTCTGCAGCTTCAACGACGACATCCAGGGCACGGCGGCGGTGGCCCTGTCCGGGCTGCTCTCGTCCACGCGCATCTCCGGCACGCCGTTCCGCGACATGCGGGTGCTGTTCCTCGGCGCGGGCGAGGCCGGCATCGGCATCGGCGATCTCGTCACCGAGGCGCTGGTGCAGGAGGGCATTCCCCTGGAGGAGGCGCGTCGCCGCTGCTGGTTCGTGGATTCGGGTGGGCTGGTGGAATCCACGCGCACGGGGCTCGCCGCGCACAAGCAGCGTTACGCGCACGAGCACGCCCCGGTGTCGACGCTGCTCGAGGCGGTGGACTCGCTCAAGCCACATGCACTGATCGGCGTGTCGGGCACGCCGGGGATGTTCACCGCGCGGGTGCTGGCGGGCATGGCGCGGTCACACGAGCGGCCGGTGATCATGGCGCTGTCGAATCCCACCTCGAAGGCGGAGTGCACCGCGCGCGAGGCGTATTCCGGCACCGAGGGTCGCGCACTCTTCGCCAGCGGGAGCCCGTTCGCACCGGTGACGTTCCGCACGCGCACGCACGTGCCGGGTCAGTGCAACAACGCGTACATCTTCCCGGGCGTGGGCCTGGGCGTGGTGGTGTCGGAGGCGTCGCGGGTGACGGACGAGATGTTCGCGGCGGCGGCGCGCACGCTGGCGGGCACCGTCACCGACGACGACCTGGCGATGGGGCGTCTCTATCCAAGCCTGTCACGCATCCGTGAGGTCTCGCTGGAGATCGGGGTGCGGGTGGCGGAGATCGCGTTCCGGCGCGGGCTGGCGCGGTGTGCGCAGCCGGACGACATCGCGGCGGCGGTGGCGGCCGCGATGTACCACCCGGACTATCCCGAGATGGCCTGA